From Actinomycetota bacterium, the proteins below share one genomic window:
- a CDS encoding DUF5719 family protein, producing MRAPTSTPTAFMMVALGIVAGVALDLLTPAASDPPATTAAGPAVSGAWYCAAGDTATGNGMFVITAVPPGSATGSVVRVDTVGGGEIARGAEAEVFAGGVRVDGLPPERAEAGVSARWWRTPAAVTRVWVRGQPGEPAGLVEGPCVAEPSPTWYLPGVNTAGGAQAAISLVNPFDVDAAVAVDLLTPDGVQRPERLKNVGIPARTVKTIPLNEHAPELADLGAVVRLRAGRVVAEAWQSMDPAVGGVEGMTLAPLAPAPQDTWTVPWVRTGDAESWLWVANTSEGPASLAVTVHTPDGGAPPEGLEELTVPGESVHRIDLRGALPEDVRSAGVTVTSSNGVPVVVSAATRITNPDPERTGFSILLGEPAPDPQWVISTGPLRGRHEVLHLVNPTSQPLTVEIIAASATSAVSPDDWRELAVPPGAAIDVDISAEGDDLDQHAIFVQADGGGVVAGLHSVERSGPMRLLAHAGVPSRLWAGGQPVPPVRFAPGLPQRLGTSLGAAIRSGTITDVPDVPTPTASPVDAAADTTEPAPAR from the coding sequence GTGAGGGCGCCGACCTCGACCCCGACCGCGTTCATGATGGTCGCGCTCGGCATCGTCGCCGGGGTCGCTCTCGATCTGCTCACCCCTGCGGCGTCCGACCCCCCTGCGACCACCGCGGCGGGGCCGGCCGTGTCCGGGGCGTGGTACTGCGCGGCGGGGGACACCGCCACGGGCAACGGGATGTTCGTGATCACCGCCGTACCGCCCGGGAGCGCCACCGGGTCGGTCGTCCGCGTCGATACCGTCGGCGGGGGGGAGATCGCGCGTGGCGCGGAAGCCGAGGTCTTCGCCGGGGGTGTGCGGGTGGATGGCCTGCCGCCCGAGCGGGCGGAGGCCGGCGTCTCGGCACGCTGGTGGCGCACGCCGGCGGCGGTCACGCGCGTCTGGGTCCGCGGACAGCCCGGGGAACCGGCCGGGCTGGTCGAGGGGCCGTGCGTGGCCGAGCCGAGCCCGACCTGGTACCTGCCCGGCGTGAACACCGCCGGCGGGGCGCAGGCGGCGATCAGCCTGGTCAACCCCTTCGACGTCGACGCCGCGGTGGCTGTGGATCTCCTCACACCCGACGGCGTGCAGCGGCCCGAACGGCTCAAGAACGTCGGGATCCCCGCCCGGACGGTGAAGACCATCCCGTTGAACGAGCACGCCCCCGAGCTCGCCGACCTCGGGGCTGTCGTGCGGCTTCGTGCCGGGCGGGTGGTGGCCGAAGCCTGGCAGAGCATGGATCCGGCGGTCGGTGGCGTTGAGGGCATGACCCTGGCGCCGCTGGCGCCTGCCCCCCAAGACACCTGGACGGTCCCGTGGGTCCGTACCGGCGACGCCGAGTCGTGGCTGTGGGTGGCCAACACCAGCGAGGGCCCCGCCTCCCTGGCGGTCACCGTGCACACGCCCGATGGTGGGGCGCCGCCTGAGGGGCTGGAGGAACTGACCGTCCCCGGCGAGTCGGTCCACCGCATCGACCTGCGTGGAGCGCTCCCCGAAGACGTCCGCTCGGCCGGCGTGACCGTGACGTCATCCAACGGCGTCCCGGTGGTGGTGTCGGCGGCCACGCGGATCACCAACCCCGACCCCGAGCGCACGGGGTTCTCGATCCTGCTCGGCGAGCCGGCCCCGGACCCCCAGTGGGTGATCTCCACTGGTCCGCTCCGCGGACGTCACGAGGTCCTGCACCTGGTCAACCCCACCTCTCAACCCCTGACCGTCGAGATCATCGCCGCCTCTGCGACCAGCGCGGTCTCGCCGGACGATTGGCGCGAGCTGGCGGTCCCCCCAGGGGCCGCGATCGACGTCGACATCAGTGCCGAGGGTGACGATCTCGACCAACACGCGATCTTCGTGCAGGCCGACGGCGGTGGTGTCGTGGCGGGCCTGCACTCCGTGGAACGATCGGGACCGATGCGGCTCTTGGCCCACGCCGGGGTTCCCAGCCGGCTGTGGGCGGGTGGTCAGCCTGTCCCGCCGGTGCGGTTCGCTCCGGGGCTACCCCAGCGACTGGGCACGTCGCTGGGCGCCGCCATCCGGTCGGGAACCATCACAGACGTGCCGGACGTTCCGACCCCGACCGCTTCCCCCGTCGACGCGGCGGCGGACACCACGGAGCCGGCACCTGCCCGGTGA